In Amycolatopsis jiangsuensis, the following proteins share a genomic window:
- a CDS encoding DNA-directed RNA polymerase subunit beta' yields MLDVNFFDELRIGLATADDIRQWSFGEVKKPETINYRTLKPEKDGLFCEKIFGPTRDWECYCGKYKRVRFKGIICERCGVEVTRAKVRRERMGHIELAAPVTHIWYFKGVPSRLGYLLDLAPKDLEKIIYFAAYVITGVNTELRHNDLPTLENEIGVERKNLETKRDTDIETRAQKLEADLAELEAEGAKSDVRRKVKEGGEREMRQLRDRAGRELDRLEEVWTTFTKLEPRQLIADELLYRELIDRYGEYFTGGMGAEAIQKLATEFDVAAEADSLRDTIRNGKGQKKLRALKRLKVVAAFQATGNDPRGMVLDAVPVIPPDLRPMVQLDGGRFATSDLNDLYRRVINRNNRLKRLIDLGAPEIIVNNEKRMLQEAVDALFDNGRRGRPVTGPGNRPLKSLSDLLKGKQGRFRQNLLGKRVDYSGRSVIIVGPQLKLHQCGLPKDMALELFKPFVMKRLVDLNHAQNIKSAKRMVERSRPQVWDVLEEVITGHPVMLNRAPTLHRLGIQAFEPQLVEGKAIQLHPLVCEAFNADFDGDQMAVHLPLSSEAQAEARILMLSANNILSPASGRPLAMPRLDMVTGLFHLTRLNENAEGAGNAYSSPAEAIMAFDLKALSLHAPIKIRVTDRQPAKADEARLAEAGWEPGKTWLAETTLGRVLFNDLLPADYPFVNEPMPKKRQAAIVNDLAERYSMTQVAQTLDKLKDAGFFWATRSGVTVAISDVLTPVGKKAILDEYEGKADQVEKRYQRGQLSHTERNNELVKVWTQATEEVHKIMETALPDDNPIAMIVKSGAAGNMTQVRSLAGMRGLVSNPKGEYIPRPIKANFREGLSVAEYFIATHGARKGLADTALRTADSGYLTRRLVDVSQDVIVREVDCGTTRGISMPVGEDVGDGKVLRDQHVETSVYARCLATDAVDAKGNVVLNAGDDVGDPAIEKLLSSGISKVKVRSVLTCESAVGVCATCYGRSMATGQLVDVGEAVGIVAAQSIGEPGTQLTMRTFHQGGVAGDDITTGLPRVTELFEARVPKGKAPIADVDGRVRIEESERFWKITLIPDDGSEEIVFDKLSKRQRLANTPNGPLGDGDHVAVGQQLLEGTPDPHEVLRVMGPREAQMHLTDEVQKVYRAQGVSIHDKHIEVIVRQMLRRVTIIDSGATDFLPGELPERTKFEATNRAAVAEGGDPASGRPVLMGITKASLTTDSWLSAASFQETTRVLTDAAINGRSDKLVGLKENVIIGKLIPAGTGINRYRNIQVQPTEEARVAAYAIPSYDDGYYTPDVFGSGTGAAVPLDDYDFGRDFR; encoded by the coding sequence GTGCTGGACGTCAACTTCTTCGATGAGCTCCGCATTGGACTGGCCACCGCTGACGACATCCGTCAGTGGTCCTTCGGTGAGGTCAAGAAGCCGGAGACCATCAACTACCGCACGCTCAAGCCCGAGAAGGACGGCCTCTTCTGCGAGAAGATCTTCGGCCCGACCCGGGACTGGGAGTGCTACTGCGGCAAGTACAAGCGTGTCCGGTTCAAGGGCATCATCTGTGAGCGCTGCGGCGTCGAGGTGACCCGTGCCAAGGTGCGCCGTGAGCGGATGGGCCACATCGAGCTGGCCGCCCCGGTCACCCACATCTGGTACTTCAAGGGTGTTCCCTCCCGCCTGGGCTACCTGCTGGACCTGGCGCCGAAGGATCTCGAGAAGATCATCTACTTCGCCGCCTACGTCATCACCGGCGTGAACACCGAGCTGCGGCACAACGACCTGCCGACGCTCGAGAACGAGATCGGTGTCGAGCGCAAGAACCTCGAGACCAAGCGCGACACCGACATCGAGACGCGGGCGCAGAAGCTGGAAGCCGATCTGGCCGAGCTGGAGGCCGAGGGCGCCAAGTCCGACGTGCGCCGGAAGGTCAAGGAGGGCGGCGAGCGCGAGATGCGCCAGCTGCGCGACCGCGCCGGCCGTGAGCTCGACCGTCTCGAGGAGGTCTGGACGACCTTCACGAAGCTCGAGCCGCGCCAGCTGATCGCCGACGAGCTGCTCTACCGCGAGCTGATCGACCGCTACGGCGAGTACTTCACCGGCGGCATGGGCGCGGAGGCCATCCAGAAGCTGGCCACCGAGTTCGACGTCGCCGCGGAGGCCGACAGCCTGCGCGACACCATCCGCAACGGCAAGGGGCAGAAGAAGCTCCGCGCGCTGAAGCGGCTCAAGGTCGTCGCCGCGTTCCAGGCGACCGGCAACGACCCGCGCGGCATGGTGCTGGACGCCGTCCCGGTCATCCCGCCGGACCTGCGCCCGATGGTGCAGCTCGACGGTGGCCGCTTCGCCACCTCGGACCTGAACGACCTGTACCGCCGGGTGATCAACCGGAACAACCGGCTCAAGCGGCTGATCGACCTCGGCGCGCCCGAGATCATCGTGAACAACGAGAAGCGGATGCTGCAGGAGGCCGTCGACGCGCTGTTCGACAACGGCCGCCGCGGGCGTCCGGTCACCGGCCCGGGCAACCGGCCGCTGAAGTCGCTGTCCGACCTGCTCAAGGGCAAGCAGGGCCGGTTCCGCCAGAACCTGCTCGGCAAGCGCGTGGACTACTCGGGCCGTTCGGTCATCATCGTCGGGCCGCAGCTGAAGCTGCACCAGTGCGGTCTGCCGAAGGACATGGCGCTCGAGCTGTTCAAGCCGTTCGTGATGAAGCGGCTGGTCGACCTGAACCACGCGCAGAACATCAAGTCCGCCAAGCGGATGGTGGAGCGTTCGCGCCCGCAGGTGTGGGACGTGCTGGAAGAGGTCATCACCGGCCACCCGGTGATGCTCAACCGCGCGCCGACCCTGCACCGCCTCGGCATCCAGGCCTTCGAGCCACAGCTGGTGGAAGGCAAGGCCATCCAGCTGCACCCGCTGGTCTGCGAGGCCTTCAACGCGGACTTCGACGGTGACCAGATGGCGGTGCACCTGCCGCTGTCGTCCGAGGCGCAGGCCGAGGCCCGGATCCTGATGCTGTCGGCGAACAACATCCTGTCGCCGGCTTCGGGCCGTCCGCTGGCCATGCCGCGGCTGGACATGGTCACCGGTCTGTTCCACCTGACCCGGCTGAACGAGAACGCCGAGGGCGCGGGCAACGCGTACTCCTCGCCGGCCGAGGCGATCATGGCGTTCGACCTCAAGGCGCTGAGTTTGCACGCCCCGATCAAGATCCGCGTCACCGACCGCCAGCCGGCCAAGGCCGACGAGGCGCGGCTGGCCGAGGCGGGCTGGGAACCGGGCAAGACCTGGCTGGCCGAGACCACCCTGGGCCGAGTGCTGTTCAACGACCTGCTGCCGGCGGACTACCCGTTCGTGAACGAGCCGATGCCGAAGAAGCGGCAGGCCGCGATCGTGAACGACCTCGCCGAGCGGTATTCGATGACGCAGGTCGCGCAGACCCTGGACAAGCTGAAGGACGCCGGCTTCTTCTGGGCGACCCGGTCCGGCGTCACCGTGGCGATCTCGGACGTGCTGACCCCGGTCGGCAAGAAGGCCATCCTCGACGAGTACGAGGGCAAGGCCGACCAGGTCGAGAAGCGCTACCAGCGTGGTCAGCTGTCGCACACCGAGCGCAACAACGAGCTCGTCAAGGTGTGGACGCAGGCCACCGAAGAAGTGCACAAGATCATGGAGACCGCACTGCCGGACGACAACCCGATCGCGATGATCGTGAAGTCCGGTGCGGCGGGCAACATGACGCAGGTCCGGTCGCTGGCCGGGATGCGTGGCCTGGTGTCGAACCCGAAGGGTGAGTACATCCCGCGGCCGATCAAGGCGAACTTCCGCGAGGGCCTGTCCGTGGCGGAGTACTTCATCGCCACGCACGGTGCCCGGAAGGGCCTGGCGGACACCGCGCTGCGGACTGCCGACTCGGGTTACCTGACCCGGCGTCTGGTGGACGTGTCGCAGGACGTCATCGTCCGCGAGGTCGACTGCGGCACCACCCGCGGTATCTCGATGCCGGTCGGCGAGGACGTCGGCGACGGCAAGGTGCTGCGTGACCAGCACGTGGAGACCAGCGTGTACGCGCGGTGCCTCGCCACGGACGCGGTGGACGCCAAGGGCAACGTCGTGCTCAACGCGGGTGACGACGTGGGTGACCCGGCCATCGAGAAGCTGCTTTCCAGCGGTATCTCGAAGGTCAAGGTCCGCTCGGTGCTGACCTGCGAGTCGGCGGTCGGCGTGTGCGCGACCTGCTACGGCCGTTCGATGGCGACGGGCCAGCTCGTCGACGTCGGCGAGGCCGTGGGCATCGTCGCCGCCCAGTCGATCGGTGAGCCGGGTACGCAGCTGACGATGCGTACCTTCCACCAGGGTGGTGTGGCCGGTGACGACATCACGACCGGTCTGCCCCGGGTCACCGAGCTCTTCGAGGCTCGCGTGCCGAAGGGCAAGGCGCCGATCGCGGACGTCGACGGCCGGGTGCGGATCGAGGAGAGCGAGCGGTTCTGGAAGATCACCCTGATCCCGGACGACGGGTCGGAGGAGATCGTCTTCGACAAGCTGTCCAAGCGGCAGCGGCTCGCCAACACCCCGAACGGCCCGCTGGGCGACGGTGACCACGTCGCGGTCGGGCAGCAGCTGCTCGAGGGCACGCCGGACCCGCACGAGGTGCTGCGTGTGATGGGCCCGCGGGAGGCGCAGATGCACCTCACCGACGAGGTCCAGAAGGTGTACCGGGCGCAGGGTGTGTCGATCCACGACAAGCACATCGAGGTCATCGTGCGGCAGATGCTGCGCCGCGTGACGATCATCGACTCCGGGGCCACCGACTTCCTGCCGGGCGAGCTGCCCGAGCGGACGAAGTTCGAGGCCACGAACCGTGCCGCGGTCGCCGAGGGTGGTGACCCGGCCTCGGGTCGCCCGGTGCTGATGGGGATCACGAAGGCGTCGCTGACCACGGATTCGTGGCTGTCGGCGGCCTCGTTCCAGGAGACCACGCGAGTGCTGACCGACGCGGCCATCAACGGTCGCAGCGACAAGCTCGTGGGCCTCAAGGAGAACGTGATCATCGGTAAGCTGATCCCGGCCGGTACGGGGATCAACCGCTACCGCAACATCCAGGTGCAGCCGACCGAGGAGGCCCGGGTCGCCGCGTACGCGATCCCGTCCTACGACGACGGTTACTACACGCCGGACGTGTTCGGTTCGGGCACCGGTGCCGCGGTTCCGCTGGACGACTACGACTTCGGTCGCGACTTCCGCTGA
- the rpoB gene encoding DNA-directed RNA polymerase subunit beta — protein sequence MAVSPANQATAATTSAEPRSQASGIPGAPQRVSFAKIREPLSTPNLLDVQLQSFQWFTGDEAWFERRVNDGEENPVGGLEEVLNEISPIEDFSGSMSLSFSAPRFDEVKASIEECKDKDMTYAAPLFVTAEFVNNNTGEIKSQTVFLGDFPVMTDKGTFIINGTERVVVSQLVRSPGVYFDSSVDKTTDKDVFSVRVIPSRGAWLEFDVDKRDTVGVRIDRKRRQPVTVLLKALGWTTEAIRERFSFSETLLATLEKDHTAGTDEALLDIYRKLRPGEPPTKESAQTLLENLFFKPKRYDLAKVGRYKTNKKLGLDAPYDTGTLTEEDIVSAIEYLVRLHAGEDRMTSSAGVEVPVETDDIDHFGNRRLRTVGELIQNQIRVGLSRTERVVRERMTTQDVEAITPQTLINIRPIGAAIKEFFGTSQLSQFMDQNNPLSGLTHKRRLSALGPGGLSRERAGMEVRDVHPSHYGRMCPIETPEGPNIGLIGSLCSYARVNPFGFIETPYRKVVEGRVTDQVDYLTADEEDRYVKAQANAPLTDDGHFEENKVLGRRKGGEVELIDPLEIDYMDVSPRQMVSVATAMIPFLEHDDANRALMGANMQRQAVPLLRNQSPYVGTGVELRAAVDAGDVLVAEQAGVVEELSADIISIMHDDGTRKSYGLYKFRRSNHGTCFNHRPVVNEGDRVEQGQVIADGPSTENGEMALGKNLLVAVMPWEGHNYEDAIILSERLVQDDVLTSIHIEEHEIDARDTKLGAEEITRDIPNVSEEVLADLDERGIIRIGAEVRDGDILVGKVTPKGETELTPEERLLRAIFGEKAREVRDTSLKVPHGETGKVIGIRVFSREDDDELPPGVNELVRVYVAQKRKIQPGDKLAGRHGNKGVIGKILPVEDMPFMEDGTPADIILNTHGVPRRMNIGQILELHLGWLASQGWTIEGNPDWAKNLSPELRDVAPNTNTATPVFDGAKEEELTGLLGATKPNRDGERMVKENGKATLFDGRSGEPYPYPVSVGYMYILKLHHLVDDKIHARSTGPYSMITQQPLGGKAQFGGQRFGEMECWAMQAYGAAYTLQELLTIKSDDVVGRVKVYEAIVKGENIPEPGIPESFKVLLKELQSLCLNVEVLSSDGAAIEMRDSDDEDLERAAANLGINLSRNESPSVDDVVH from the coding sequence TTGGCAGTCTCTCCCGCGAACCAGGCCACTGCTGCGACCACCTCGGCTGAACCCCGCTCGCAGGCCTCGGGCATCCCCGGAGCGCCCCAGCGGGTCTCCTTCGCAAAGATTCGCGAACCCCTCTCCACTCCCAACCTGCTGGACGTGCAGCTCCAGTCGTTCCAGTGGTTCACCGGCGACGAGGCGTGGTTCGAGCGCCGCGTCAACGACGGTGAAGAGAACCCGGTCGGCGGCCTGGAAGAGGTCCTCAACGAGATCTCGCCGATCGAGGACTTCTCCGGCTCGATGTCGCTGTCCTTCTCCGCCCCGCGCTTCGACGAGGTCAAGGCCTCGATCGAGGAGTGCAAGGACAAGGACATGACGTACGCGGCGCCGCTGTTCGTCACCGCCGAGTTCGTCAACAACAACACCGGCGAGATCAAGAGCCAGACGGTCTTCCTCGGTGACTTCCCGGTGATGACCGACAAGGGCACCTTCATCATCAACGGGACCGAGCGGGTCGTCGTGTCCCAGCTGGTGCGTTCCCCGGGCGTGTACTTCGACAGCAGTGTCGACAAGACGACCGACAAGGACGTCTTCAGCGTGCGCGTCATCCCGAGCCGCGGCGCGTGGCTCGAGTTCGACGTCGACAAGCGCGACACCGTCGGCGTGCGCATCGACCGCAAGCGCCGCCAGCCGGTCACCGTGCTGCTGAAGGCGCTGGGCTGGACCACCGAGGCGATCCGCGAGCGCTTCTCCTTCTCCGAGACGCTGCTGGCCACCCTCGAGAAGGACCACACCGCGGGCACCGACGAGGCGCTGCTGGACATCTACCGCAAGCTGCGCCCGGGCGAGCCGCCCACGAAGGAGAGCGCGCAGACGCTGCTGGAGAACCTGTTCTTCAAGCCGAAGCGCTACGACCTTGCCAAGGTCGGCCGCTACAAGACGAACAAGAAGCTCGGCCTCGACGCGCCGTACGACACCGGCACGCTGACCGAGGAGGACATCGTCTCGGCCATCGAGTACCTGGTCCGGCTGCACGCCGGCGAGGACCGGATGACCAGCTCGGCGGGCGTCGAGGTGCCGGTCGAGACCGACGACATCGACCACTTCGGCAACCGTCGCCTGCGCACCGTCGGCGAGCTGATCCAGAACCAGATCCGGGTCGGCCTCTCCCGCACCGAGCGCGTCGTGCGTGAGCGCATGACGACCCAGGACGTCGAGGCGATCACGCCGCAGACCCTGATCAACATCCGCCCGATCGGTGCGGCGATCAAGGAGTTCTTCGGCACCTCGCAGCTGTCGCAGTTCATGGACCAGAACAACCCGCTGTCCGGCCTGACCCACAAGCGCCGCCTCTCCGCGCTGGGCCCCGGCGGTCTGTCCCGTGAGCGGGCCGGCATGGAGGTTCGCGACGTCCACCCGTCGCACTACGGCCGGATGTGCCCGATCGAGACGCCGGAAGGCCCGAACATCGGCCTGATCGGCTCGCTGTGCTCCTACGCGCGGGTCAACCCGTTCGGCTTCATCGAGACGCCGTACCGCAAGGTGGTCGAGGGCCGGGTCACCGACCAGGTCGACTACCTCACCGCGGACGAGGAGGACCGGTACGTCAAGGCGCAGGCCAACGCGCCGCTGACCGACGACGGGCACTTCGAGGAGAACAAGGTCCTCGGCCGGCGCAAGGGCGGCGAGGTCGAGCTGATCGACCCGCTCGAGATCGACTACATGGACGTGTCGCCGCGGCAGATGGTTTCCGTCGCCACCGCGATGATCCCGTTCCTGGAGCACGACGACGCGAACCGCGCGCTGATGGGCGCGAACATGCAGCGGCAGGCGGTGCCGCTGCTGCGCAACCAGTCGCCGTACGTGGGCACCGGCGTGGAGCTGCGTGCCGCGGTCGACGCCGGCGACGTGCTGGTGGCCGAGCAGGCCGGCGTGGTCGAGGAGCTGTCCGCGGACATCATCTCGATCATGCACGACGACGGCACCCGCAAGAGCTACGGACTGTACAAGTTCCGCCGCTCCAACCACGGCACCTGCTTCAACCACCGGCCGGTCGTCAACGAGGGCGACCGGGTCGAGCAGGGTCAGGTCATCGCCGATGGCCCGTCCACCGAGAACGGTGAGATGGCGCTCGGCAAGAACCTGCTCGTGGCGGTCATGCCGTGGGAGGGCCACAACTACGAGGACGCGATCATCCTCTCCGAGCGCCTGGTGCAGGACGACGTGCTCACGTCGATCCACATCGAGGAGCACGAGATCGACGCCCGCGACACCAAGCTGGGCGCCGAGGAGATCACCCGGGACATCCCGAACGTCTCCGAGGAGGTGCTGGCCGACCTCGACGAGCGCGGCATCATCCGGATCGGTGCCGAGGTCCGCGACGGCGACATCCTGGTCGGCAAGGTCACGCCGAAGGGCGAGACCGAGCTGACCCCGGAGGAGCGCCTGCTCCGTGCGATCTTCGGCGAGAAGGCGCGCGAGGTCCGCGACACGTCGCTGAAGGTGCCGCACGGCGAGACCGGCAAGGTCATCGGCATCCGGGTGTTCTCCCGCGAGGACGACGACGAGCTGCCCCCGGGCGTCAACGAGCTGGTCCGCGTCTACGTGGCGCAGAAGCGCAAGATCCAGCCGGGCGACAAGCTCGCCGGCCGGCACGGCAACAAGGGCGTCATCGGCAAGATCCTGCCGGTCGAGGACATGCCGTTCATGGAGGACGGCACCCCGGCCGACATCATCCTGAACACCCACGGTGTGCCGCGCCGGATGAACATCGGCCAGATCCTCGAGCTGCACCTGGGCTGGCTGGCCTCGCAGGGCTGGACGATCGAGGGCAACCCGGACTGGGCGAAGAACCTTTCGCCCGAGCTGCGTGACGTCGCGCCGAACACGAACACCGCGACCCCGGTGTTCGACGGCGCGAAGGAAGAGGAGCTCACCGGGCTGCTGGGTGCGACCAAGCCGAACCGCGACGGCGAGCGCATGGTCAAGGAGAACGGCAAGGCCACGCTGTTCGACGGCCGCTCCGGCGAGCCGTACCCGTACCCGGTGTCGGTCGGCTACATGTACATCCTGAAGCTGCACCACCTGGTCGACGACAAGATCCACGCCCGCTCCACCGGTCCGTACTCGATGATCACCCAGCAGCCGCTGGGTGGTAAGGCGCAGTTCGGTGGCCAGCGCTTCGGTGAGATGGAGTGCTGGGCGATGCAGGCCTACGGCGCGGCCTACACGCTGCAGGAGCTGCTCACGATCAAGTCGGACGACGTGGTCGGCCGCGTCAAGGTGTACGAGGCCATCGTCAAGGGGGAGAACATCCCCGAGCCGGGTATCCCGGAGTCGTTCAAGGTGCTCCTCAAGGAGCTCCAGTCGCTGTGCCTGAACGTCGAGGTGCTCTCCAGCGACGGTGCGGCGATCGAGATGCGCGATTCCGACGACGAGGACCTCGAGCGTGCCGCGGCGAACCTCGGCATCAACCTGTCCCGCAACGAGTCGCCCTCGGTGGACGACGTCGTGCACTAG